Sequence from the Actinocatenispora sera genome:
CAGCATGATCCGGGTCAGCAGGGTGGTCAGGGCGACCTGCGCCGGATCGTCGCGGATGCCGTACAGCCAGGTCAGCGCCGGCGCGGCGAGGACCGCGAGCGCCGTCACCGCGGTCACCCCGACCACGATCAGGGTGAGCAGCCGCTGGGTGTACGCGTCGCCGCCGTCGGCGTCCCGGCGCCGCGCGTGTACCAGCAGCGGCACCACCACGCTGCTGAGCAGGCCGCCGAGCAGCAGCTCGTAGATCAGCGTGGGCAGCAGGTTGGCGGTGTTGTACGCGTCGCCGACCAGGCCGAAGCCGATCGCAGCGGCCAGCGCGGCGGTACGCAGGAAGCCGGTCGCCCGGGACACCGCGCTGCCGAGCGCCAGCACCCCGGTCGCCCGGCCGAGTCCGGCGGTGCCGGCCCGCGTCACGATGGCCACGAGCACCGATCGTAGTTAGGCAATTACCTTTTGTCGGGCGAAGGCGGGTCGCCAGGCGGTGATCCCGCGGGTGCGAAATGTGACTTTCGGCGGGGAAACCGCACAGCAGGCAGCCCCGGCTCGGCACCACCGGAACGACGATGTTCACTGTTTCGCGTGTCTCACCTGACCCCTTACGTGGAACTGAGCCGCGCGCAATGGCGCACGCTGCGCAGGTCCACCCCGATGCGGCTGACCGCCGACGAGCTGTCCCGGCTGCAGGGCCTCGGCGACGTGGTCTCGCTGGACGAGGTCGCCGACGTGTACCTGCCGCTGTCCCGGCTGCTGAACCTGCAGGTCGCCGCGCGCCAGCGGCTCAACGAAGCGACCCGGGTGTTCCTCGGCGAGACGCCCGCGCCGGTGCCGTTCGTGATCGGCATCGCCGGCAGCGTCGCGGTCGGCAAGTCGACCATCGCCCGGCTGCTGCGCACCCTGCTCGCCCAGTGGCCCGACCATCCGCGCGTCGACCTGATCACCACCGACGGCTTCCTGCTGCCGAACGCCGAGCTCAAGCGGCGCGGCCTGATGGAACGCAAGGGGTTCCCGGAAAGCTACGACCGGCGGGCGCTGGTCCGGTTCGTCACCGACGTCAAGTCGGGCCAGGCCGAGGTGGCCGCACCGGTGTACTCGCACCTGACGTACGACATCGTGCCGGGCGAGCGGAACGTGATCCGGCAGCCGGACATCCTGCTCGTCGAGGGGCTGAACGTGCTCCAGCCGGCGCCCCGGCTGGCCGTCTCCGACCTGTTCGACTTCTCCCTGTACGTGGACGCGCACGCCGGCGACATCCGCCGCTGGTACGTGGAGCGGTTCCTGAAGCTGCGGCAGACCGCGTTCGCCGACCCCGCCTCGTACTTCCACCGGTTCGCGGCGCTGTCCGACGAGCAGGCGGTACAGACCGCGACCGGCATCTGGTCGGCGATCAACGAGCCGAACCTGGTCGACAACATCCGCCCCACCCGGCCGCGCGCCACCCTGGTCCTGCAGAAGGGCCCCGACCACTCCGTCGAGCGGGTCCGGCTGCGCAAGCTGTGAGCCCTCCACCGGGTGACACGACATCGAACAGGTGTTCGATAGAGTGGCTGGCGTGACGGTGGTACGGGGCTGGTGGAACGGGCAGGACGATCCCGGACGGCGGCAGCAGGTGGTGATCCACGAACGGTCCGGCCGCTGGCGGGTCGACCACCTCGGCCCGCGCGAGTCGTACGAGTACGTGTCCTGTGTCGACCCGCGCCAGGCCGACGCCGAGGCGGCCCGGTTCCTCGCCCGCGGCACCAACTGGCGGCCACTCCCGCGCTGACCCGGCGGCCAGCTGGGTGGCCACCGGGACGGTCGCGGCGGCTGGCATGCTGGCGGGATGGCACTGCCGCGCTGCGCGATCCTCGACGACTATCAGAACGTCGCACTGACCTCGACAGACTGGTCACCGCTGGCCGGCCGGCTCGAGCTCGACCGGTTCGACCGGGCGCTGGCGGCGGACGAGCTGGTCGACGCGCTGCGCGGGCACCAGGTGGTGGTGGCGATGCGGGAACGCACGCCGTTCCCGGCGGCCGTGTTCGACGCGCTGCCCGAACTGCGCCTGCTGGTCACCACCGGGATGCGCAACGCGTCGATCGACCTGGCCGCCGCGGCCGCG
This genomic interval carries:
- the coaA gene encoding type I pantothenate kinase; translated protein: MSHLTPYVELSRAQWRTLRRSTPMRLTADELSRLQGLGDVVSLDEVADVYLPLSRLLNLQVAARQRLNEATRVFLGETPAPVPFVIGIAGSVAVGKSTIARLLRTLLAQWPDHPRVDLITTDGFLLPNAELKRRGLMERKGFPESYDRRALVRFVTDVKSGQAEVAAPVYSHLTYDIVPGERNVIRQPDILLVEGLNVLQPAPRLAVSDLFDFSLYVDAHAGDIRRWYVERFLKLRQTAFADPASYFHRFAALSDEQAVQTATGIWSAINEPNLVDNIRPTRPRATLVLQKGPDHSVERVRLRKL